The window TGGGTAAGTTCGCTGTAAGTAACAGGTTCGTAGCCTAAATCTGAATTGATTTTCATTACCGCTAAGCCTGTTGTTAAACCAAATATTTTTGCCTTTGGGTACAACTTTCGCGATAAGCCGAAAATTTCATTTTTAATGGCTTTTGCCAATCCGGCTTTGCGGTATTTAGGACTTACTACCAAACCACTGTTGGCCACAAATTGCCCGTGGCTCCAGGTTTCGATATAGCAAAATCCGGCCCATGAACCATCCTTGTGAAAAGCAATAACCGATTTGCCCTCTTGCATCTTGTTAGAGATGTATTCTGGCGAACGCTTTGCGATACCCGTACCACGCGCTTTCGCAGATTCGGCCATCTCGGTTACAATTTCTTCTGCAAATACACGATGTTCAGGAAGTGCAACCTGCACTATAAATTCGTTAATATCCATTCGTTTTCTAACGAAAAATTATAAGTATTCTTGTTAATTGGGTTTTTAGAGAGGATCAATTCCTCGTTACGTTTAGTTGAGTACTAAATACGTGGAGTAAAATTTTGCCGGCTTGTGGGGTAATAAAATACGGGTTGAAAACGATTAATAAATAAACTCTCACCAGCAACCAAATGGGCTGTGAAAACAGAAAGTTTATGTAAAAATTGTTTAATCATTTCTTGCGTATTAAAACGGCTTTAACTCTATTGAGGTGCAAAGGTTTAAATAAAAATCGAGTTACACAATATTATCATCATTTTTTTATGCCTTGAGCTTAATTTTTTAAACTAATCTGACTTAATTATGCCTAAACGCACACATTCATTTAAAATTAAAAAGCAATTGTTAGGCAGATCGAATTAAATCCAACCGGCCAATGTTAACATTGTTAAAAAAAGCCGGTAAACTTTAACATCTGCTTAACATGATTTAACAACCTCCAATAAGGTTTAAAAGCAATATTTGTGGGCTTGTAGCGAAAGTTGCCAGGCAACCGTTTTATGGATACCCTTTAATATTTAAATCAAATTTCAAAAAAAGATGAAGAATTTTACTCTGTTCAATCTCAAATTTATCCCTTTATTTATTTTCGTTGTTTTAACCGCATTAATTTCCTGCAAAAAAGATGAGACAGACACTACGATTTCCTATTTAAGGGTTGTAAATGCCTCCCCTTCTTCAGCTACTTATAATGCTTATTTCAATGGTACCATGGTTACTTCGGCGGCCTTACCTTTCGGTGGCTCGGCTGCTTACGGTTCTTATGCACCAGGTGCCTATACTTTAAAATTTACCACAGCCAGTAGCGCTGAAAGCCTGCTGAGCAAAACCGTAACCCTGGGCGTAAACACCTATTATTCTACTTACCTGATTAATAAGCCTGCGGCGTTAGATATTTACACCATTGCCGACGACTTGAGCATCACTGCTACCGACAAAGCTTATGTGCGTTTTATCAACTTATCGCCTGACGCACCCGCGTTAGATCTGGCTAAAACAGGTGCAACCACCACATTGGCTACCAACAAGGCTTATAAAACAGCAAGTGCTTTTACTACAGTTGATGCCGGAACTTATACGCTTGATACTAAAGAAACCTCCTCAGGAACGGTTAAGGCTACATCAGCCAGTACTACCTTTGTGGCGGGCTACCATTACGAT is drawn from Pedobacter sp. HDW13 and contains these coding sequences:
- a CDS encoding GNAT family N-acetyltransferase, which produces MDINEFIVQVALPEHRVFAEEIVTEMAESAKARGTGIAKRSPEYISNKMQEGKSVIAFHKDGSWAGFCYIETWSHGQFVANSGLVVSPKYRKAGLAKAIKNEIFGLSRKLYPKAKIFGLTTGLAVMKINSDLGYEPVTYSELTQDEEFWKGCQSCVNFEILKMKERKNCMCTAMLYDPAEKKHEVAKQFAEELQKKPKLYERFMRIKQRLVVKPKPKTGLKALLFLFTLLFK
- a CDS encoding DUF4397 domain-containing protein gives rise to the protein MKNFTLFNLKFIPLFIFVVLTALISCKKDETDTTISYLRVVNASPSSATYNAYFNGTMVTSAALPFGGSAAYGSYAPGAYTLKFTTASSAESLLSKTVTLGVNTYYSTYLINKPAALDIYTIADDLSITATDKAYVRFINLSPDAPALDLAKTGATTTLATNKAYKTASAFTTVDAGTYTLDTKETSSGTVKATSASTTFVAGYHYDVICGGLVTPANDTERPLSLQVILIK